The Kogia breviceps isolate mKogBre1 chromosome 8, mKogBre1 haplotype 1, whole genome shotgun sequence DNA window CACATCCATAAACTGCTTATAATAAACATCAGAGGGCCACTGTTTTCAGAGTATACTTTGTCCATCACAATCTTGTTAGACATTTTTGCAAATTATGGACCCAGCTGAAAGTTTGAGTGTGACcatacaaaagaagaaagaggaagagagaaaacaacaaagcaaacaaacaaaaaaccccaaaacttctttttaaaaaagacatttataATAGACATCTGATGCACCATTCACAGCTCCCTTTAAGAGCTGAGAACTTACTCCCTTTAGCTGCTGATAGAGCTTCATGCTGACAGCATGCAGGTCTTCTCTGGAAACTGCACTTGGCTAAAGTGACTCATTTAGCCCACAGTTATTTCCCACTCCTGGGTCAGCCTGCCTCCAATTACCTGTCAATGTGGGGATATAAAGGCCTGGCCCCTTCTCTACCTCCACAGGGTCATCCCAGAGTCAGAGCTCCCTTGGGATTGGCTAAAGCCCTGTTGTGACTGCACTGCAGCTCAACTTCTGCTCAAATTCTCTTTGCCACAATGACCGATCCACGCATTCTCCAGTAAACTCCTTTTGTGCTTATCtctgtctcagagtctgctttCCCAGGTATCTGACTTACAATAGCATAATATATGAGATCTTCTATTTTAACCCCccagacattaaaaataatgaacccTGCTCATAAGGCTCTGCTAAGAgattaagatattttttaaattttttagccTTTCCACTCTTCCCAGATGGACCATTTGGATCAGCTACTTCTTGGAGTAAAAAGTgaagtatttctctttttctgatgaAAAGTTAGTTTATATCATTAGATAGTAAGGGCAAAATAACATAATGACCAGATAGATAGGGCAGAAGACCAGGtggggtttctctctctctctttttttttttttttttgcggaacacgggcttctcactgctgcggcctctcccgttgcagagcacaggctccggacgcacaggctcagtggccgtggctcacgggcccagccgctccgcggcatgtgggatcttcccagaccagggcacgaacccgcgtcccctgcattggcaggcggactctcaaccactgcgccaccagggaagccctggggtttctCTTCTTATTGATTGTTCTGGTCTACTTAGACAACCGTTTCTGAATACACccttttttttgcctttggtCCCAGTCAAGTTTGTGGGGCTGCTCGTGTCTTCAAGTGACGGATAATATAGGCACCACTGGCGCTACCTTAAGTGGCTACAAAATGGGACACATTTTAACTTATTAAAAACAGAATATCTTGAAAAGTATACAAAAGAAATACATGTATACGTTGTAAATGATTCAGTTTATGGTCTTATAAAGTGTAGCACTCTTTCCACTGGTCTAATCCAAGATCACTTGTCTTTTCATTGGGTAGCATGGAAGCTCACTGGACTAGTCTTTCTATGATGAACAGTTTAAATTTTTGTGgcagttttcctcattttttttgtaTTGTGTACTTGAAACATTGCAGGTTGGCAGAAGACAGCCAGCATGTAGCAAGTGTATTTAAGGTTAAATATAACCAGTATGCAGGGAATCAGCAAAAAGGCAAAAACAGTTCATGAGTCTACCTTCAATACAAGAAGAATCCAGTTTCTTAGACATGTGGAAGTTTTTAGGCAGCAAAGATAAAGTTGTGTACCTCTTGGAAAGCATGTAGTGAAGTTTGGGTAGAACAAATGGCATGGATGATCGGTGCACTTGGGCCCTCACACCTGCTTGAAGGCTGCAGGATGTGACACTCAGCCCTTACCTTtctttgggggaggaggggccctGCCATCACAGGAATTTCTATCTTTGGACTCTGTTGGTCCTTGAGTTCCTCCATGGGTGgactgtcttttctttccttaattcatgcataagcctcagtttcttctctaGTATCTGACCAGTATCTGACTTGTTCTTCTGAGTTTCACTACCCACTTTATCCATAAACACTGCTCTCATTTCTAGTAGGTTTAGGCTCTCAACAGAGGCTGACATCACTGTGGATTTGTGCTCTGGATCTTCCTGTACCTTCCCAGTTTTCTGTGGATGAAGCATCTGACACAAACATTTCATCTGgtttttaaagttattctttcATGGAGCCTGTAGCACGAACTGGGGAGACTTGCTCGCAGAGATCTCTGCTAATTCCCTGTCCTGGGCAAGGTAACTAATCTGTTATGTGGAAGGACCCAAATTCCTGCATCCCCTCTTTAATAATCTCCTTCTAAGAGTCTCCTAGGGTATTCTCCGTCCTGAGTAGATTATAGATTCTTGTCCTGTTTGCAATCTTTCCCACTCTGAGGGACTAATTCTGCAAGCCTATGAGAAGAATTAGAGCAGGCCCCTCTCATGGTCATCTGGCCTTCCTTTGCCACAGGTGAAGGTGAAGGGAAAGAGCTATCCAGGCTGGGGACTGAATTTATTTTCCCTGATCTGCTTGAGGGTTTCTTCCAAGGAGCTTTGCAACCTTGGCCATGGAGTTAGTCTTTGAAACATGGGTGATGGAAGAGGGAAAGATGGACTTGTAGGTCAAGTGAGGAGGTGGTGTTGAAAGAAAAAGTGGGGAATAGGTTCGAGTATCTTTGCGTGCTCTGCGGGTTGAAAGTAAAAGGCAAGTGGTGAGGAAAAAATGATCCTTGAGTATTGTGGCATCCAGTGATAAAAAGGGATTTGGAGGCTGGCATGGAGCAGGACTGCGGCCTTTTACTACTGTGTCAGGGGTAGAAGGGGCTGTTGCAGTCCTTATGCAAAGTTACAATGAACGTATTTTTTCTAATGATAAAGTTAAAAGATCCgttataaaaaatgaatttgggaaacTGGGAATTTACTGTTAATAGAGAAATTTAGTGCACCCTCAAATATGAGATTGTACTCAGATATACTGTTGTGGTTTTTACCCTGAGATTTTCAGGGCCTACCCACCTCCCAGTGTCAGTATGTGGATCAGATCATTAATCAGGAGCCCTGGGTCTGCCCAGCAAGTTGGAGGAAGGAACCTCCTTTTGGCTCCTTTTTCTCTCACCATACTTGCTCCCAGATCAAAGGAGCCACTCCCTGCCTGAAGTTGAAGACTTGTTCTCTTTGTAACAAAGACTATGGCAAGAGGCTTATTCCAATATTAAGGTCAGTTCCTGCCAGGAAAGAACCTCTGATCAGCTCTGGAGGAAAATTCCCTAAAAGGAGCACATCTGCACAGACCAGAAGACTGCCAGACTTGATGTCTGGCCCTGTCACACTTGGCCAGCAGGGGCTTCTTTTCCTGGGAGGGCTTTGTAGCCCACCCAGTTACTGGACCCTGCTTCCTGCTTCCTTTGACTTATGTGGGCCCTCATGTTTCAAAAGTATTCAACATAAAAAAGGAAGACTTCTCTTATATGTGTTCCTACAAAATCTGAAAATATCATTCAACTTTTACTTTCTATTTGTGTCCATCTGGGAAAACTTAAACCAGAAATCACAACAGAACAGGAGGTAGCTGTGCAAGTAGGAGAGGGCAGTGCAAGGAAAGGGAGTTAAGGAGGAGGGCTCCCTGGAAATTTCAGCCCTGAAGGAGAAGTAAAGTACTGTGAACTGGAAGCCAAAGAATAGATCCAGGAAAGCAGGGAGAGGTGCCAGGCGCCAGAATCAGCAAAAGAATAcagtatatttttcccattccagCCTAGGAGATTCCCTTCAATTTCAGATATTGATTTAAGCCATTGTGATGACTGAATATAAATCAAACATGTCTTTGATATGATAATACCTATCTTTCACTCTTCTAGGTTTTCACCAATTCAGTTGACTTTGTCAGTCAGCTATCAAGAGTGAGATGGTACAGTTTCAAACCAGTTTATAGAAAAAGACACGTAATATTCTCATATAGGTTTAtatggagaaaatgaagaaaagagttACCACTTATGGTTAACCCCGAGGAAGGAGCCATTCTAAagagctttttatttttggctgcactgcctcggcatgtgggatctttggaTCCAACCTGCGCCCGCTATAGTGGAAGctcagtcttaaccaccggaccgccatgGAAGTCCCTCTAAgagctttaaaatgtatttacatcagctctacaaatatttttcattccattttccaTTTGAGAAAACCGAGACTCAGGGAAGTTGAGTTGCCTCCAAGAAGAATAAGGGTTCCATGCAGAACCTCACATAGTACATAGTGAGTTATGAGTGATTCTTTAAGCAATATGTTGGATTTCTGTGGGGTTATTTTAATCTAATTATTTTTACTTGcagaattattctttttctttttccctgggCTTCTCTTTTTGGTGGCTACATTTTTACTTTCTGatgattttaatctattttttgttCGTTTTTGTGGAAGAGAAATTCTCCTATCCAGTTTCATTTTTCCATCTGATGATGGAAATTCCTCAGAATTTTATATCCACTGCAgtatggttattattttttttaattaattaattaattaattaatttatttatttatggttgcgttgggtcttcgttgccacgtgcgggctttctctagttgcggcgagcagggcctactcttcgttgtggtgcacgggcttctcctcgcggtggcttcttttattgcagagcataggttctaggcacatgggcttcagcagctgtggtacatgggctcagtagttgtggcacatgggctctagagcgcaggctcagtagttgtggcgcacggacgggcttagttggtccatggcatgcgagatcttcccggaccagggatcgaacccgtgtcccctgcattggcaggcagattcttaagtaTGGTTATTTTTGAGTCCACaaaatttcatgatttttataAACCCAATGCTGACTTCTGTAGAACAGTTCAAAAGTTAATTAAGAAAGATCACCAAGCAAAACTATCAAAGTATAGAAGAGGAAAAATTCTTACATATATAGCTTTACCAGAAAATGAACTGTATTATAAAGCAGCAACAGTATAAATACAGTGACAGTAAGGAGTTAGGTGATCagagtaataaagaaaataaatcccaGGAGagttacctggtggtccagtggttaggactccaagctttcactcctgtggcccgggttcaatccctggtcagggaactaagatcctgcaagccacattggtgcagcaaaaaaaaaaaaaaaaaaagtttcagtaaatggtaacaggataAATGTCTGGCAACCTAGACGGAAATCAATTTAGATTCTCATCTCgtattacagatgaaaaaaaaaaatcctaatgtactataaaaaataaatgtgaaagatttaaaacataaaagggaATTGATAATCCATAAGATCAATAGAGGAATGAAAATGGGAGAGGATTGGTTCTACATGTTCAACATTCTGGcattaggagaaaatataaagaaaatgagcTATTATTTGTAAACATAAAATTGACAAATAGTTGCATCATAGGACTATAGCTACCATCTGCATAAGTGGTTTATATGTACTTTTAAGACTTGAGGATGCATAAAAACAATTCACAAGGGCAGTAGGAAACTAGTTAATGTCATAAACCGAAACAcaaataaaagaactaaaaatagcaaacaaagcatatgaaaaggcatTCCAGCCTACTAGTATTTAGGAATGATTTAACAATGATGCTTGACATTTTAGGCTGTTATGtaagcagttttttgttttttgtttgtttttttttttttggtgctaggcgggcctctcattgttgtggcctctcccattgcggagcacaagctcgggacgaacaggctcagcggccatggctcacgggcccagccgctccacggcatgtgggatcttcccagaccggggcacgaacctgtgtcccctgcatcggcaggcggattctcaaccactgcgccaccagggaagccctaagcagttattttttaaaaatatattgatttttatgtgCTTTGTGCTACTACATACATTTCTTGAAATCTGTCCCCcaaaaatgtttgtaaaaattttaaaaaattatatccagTAATATAAACACACACTTTTATTCTCCAGGTGCTACCCtagttctcttcttcctttcacaGATAAACTTCTCAAAAGAAGTTTCTATTCATTCTGTCTCCAAAACCTTTTCTCTTATTTAACCTTAGTCAGTATATTCCAATCCGGATTCTGTGGAATTAACTCTGCCAAACAAGCCCTCATTTTCCCTGAATATAAGAtaccatattttaaatgtatttcttcctTGAAACATCCTCTCATCACCACTGTCTCCTGGTTGTCCTGCTGTTGTGTTGCATACCATTCCAGTGTCCTTTTCAGGCTCCTTATTCTCTTCTCTTCATTAAAATATGAAGGTCCCTAAGGTTTAGTTTTTGGTCCTCCTATTCTCTATTTCTAAAAGACCTCATTCCTTCCTGGGCCTTCAGAGACCAGGATAACCCAGCTCCTAGGTTAACACTTCTAGCCATAGCACTCTGAAAGTTCTAGAACTATACATCCAGCATCAAGTCTTAGAATCTCTGCATCCTCCAGTTTCTGGTGACAGAAGCCGCTTTTCTTTCGCTTATGGTGTTAGTATATAATGTAGTTGAAATGAATTAATTGATTGGTTAATACTTTTATGTTTCCTTCTGGCAAAAAGGGAAGTTTCAAGAGGGCTGgcacttcattttctttcttcacttttttaATCCTATGAAGGCAGTCATAGAACCTGTGATTTAGATACATAActttaattaaatgaatgaatgaactgcagTTCCATCATTTAATTGAGGTTGCAAAATCAGTCTTGGTattactttcttaaaaataaacaaatgcaaaacgatttgaaagtaaaactttaaataacttaaaaatataaagatgaacacTTGTGTAATTAGCACAAATACAAgcaaaaatactgaaatataataaatatagtaaaatagATATTTAAGTACATAAGTACATTAATAAGGTTATTTGTGATGGTATGGTGCCCCCTATGAACTAGATGCTTTTACTTATAGTTGCTTAATACTACCAATAAATGTTTTGacaaatttaatccatttattttttgatgaaggcagaaaaaaaaagtctttgaaatTACTAAACATGTGGGAGTACGATGAGTTGTATCTGTCCATAATTGTTTCTTTAAGAGCACACCTCTAGTTCCTTAGCTCTTAATTTTCTTGCAAGCTTGATAATAAAGAGAAGGATTTCATTTCTTGCTCTGGCAACTACCCAGGTGTagcagctctgttctttcttttccagaGAAAAACCGTTTCCTTGGAAGTGCTTTTTCACAGCCATTATGGAGTCTTCACAGCTCAGGGGAGTCGTTCCATCCCCAACTACTGCACCAAGCCGGTCTCCAGGACTTGCCAATGCTGATGAAGTCCAGTGAAGAACTTCTCCAGGCCAGTCTCATTCCAACCAACCTCTTATGCTGAACAGTTTGAAGATTTGCTGAAGCATATGATGGAGGACAGCAGTGATTTGAGCCTTCTGGACCTTGCTGCCATCTACCAGAAACAAAAGAAGACCATTGGAACCAGCTAAATGTCTATCGGTAGGGGACTAATCAAATAATGTAGGACATACCCATTCAATGGGAGACAGTACagctatttaaaaagataaagcagTTATCTATATATGAATGAGAAGATCTCCAAGTTAAAAAAGATAGGTGCAGGACAGTGAGTATAGTATGCtatcttttatattaaaaaaggggGAGAGTGTAATAAAAGAATGTACCTATATTCTCATCAGTTGGCATATGCATAAAGAAACTGGAAGGATTTATAGACAGTAATAACTTCAAACTGGAAAATGTTGGAAGCAGTTGTGTCAAAGTATACACTTATTCATATGCTCAAATTCCAATTtactagtaatttttaaaaagtaagttagcAAAATATCCATAAAGGGAAAGATCAGCAGCAGGGAAAAACACACTCAAACGTTGCTGGTGAcagtattttggaaaaaaaaaatttgtcttcaATCAGCATTCTGCCCTTAGGATTTATCCAAAAACAGGTAAAGCTTTGTGCTCAGATTCTATAAAACAGTGGAGAACAAGAAAGTATATATTCAGGAACAAATGATGGGCAAGGAAACTATAGTATGTGTAGTTATTAGACAATTGtgtatccatttaaaaatttgtgagtagaaaacaaaagcacaaaaaatTTACTGATGATGGAATTCCATTGCGTGGCAAAAATTCAGGCTAAATTACTTACATAGCATAGTCACAATTTGGTATTTTAAAAGAGGCAAATGAcatgttttaaatgattaaaatttgaAACTATGAACCAAAGTTATAACTGAAGTGTCCATTaaattgtgtgggtttttttttttttttttggctgagtggCTCGTGGTATCTTGGTTCCcgaatcagggattgaacccgggccacagcagtgaaagcgccgagtcctaaccattgcATCACCAGGGCATTCCCCTGTGGGAtaagaattttagttttttttttttttattgaggaaaAACTTTAAGCATTTTCCCCCATGCTGCCCTTCAATTTCTGCAAAAGCCGCATTTCATTGTCACTCAGAAGTAACAAAAGGAAGAAGCCAGGAAGTGTAAATCTCAAAGTATGCATTAAGGGGGACAGCTCAGCTGCCGTGAAAGGTTTAGGTCAAGCATAATACACATGCACCCACTCCAGCCCATTTAATGCCACAAACAAAGTACCCCAAGAGGCCCCGAGGGCCCATCCTGCACAGCCCCCGCCTTGCCCAAACCCCGCCCTTCCAGTCCCCCGCCCACTTCCTCCCATCCCCCACACGACCGCCCAATGGCGAGGTCAGGCGGCCGCGCAGCCGCAGTAGCTGCCACGGCCGCTCCTAGCCCGGGGGATCCTGGGAGCAGGCCTTTCAGGAAGGAGCGGTTCGGCGTCGGGGCCTCGGCCCGTGTTGCAGCCCCGTGTTCCAAGCCGTTGCTCCAGGACGGGCCCGTAGCCGCGGCGACGCTCTAAGGACATCGGAGGGCGCGACGGGCCGCTCGCTGAGGTGCCCTGCTTCGTCGCCGAGCGAGCCCGGGGCCGCAGGGCGTGGCGGCACCTCCCCCTTGGCCCGGAGCGGGACTGCGGGAGGAGCGGCAACGCAGGCCGGACGAGGTGAACCGGGTCACTAAACTGCCTTCAGGTGATGAATCATCTACGTAATAATCAGATTTGAGGTCCACAGCGCTCTGTGGTCTTGCTATAGAACAATTTTCAGAGAGTGACTGGTGTGTTCTGAGGTGTGCCACAGTGACTGTTTGCCCTTGATAAGGAAAGCAGGCTCTCTTGCTCTTGGGACATCCTCGTTTCCTTTAAAGCTTTCAGGTCATAACCTCTTTGGCCGGCATACATCTTTGTGCAAGAGGAAGGCTTTCTCATGAAAGTGTCTCTTGGTAACGGTGAAATGGGCGTCTCCGCCCATTTACAGCCTTGCAAGGCAGGAACCACACGGTTTTTTACCAGCAATACTCACAGTTCGGTGGTTTTGCAAGGCTTTGATCAGCTTAGAATAGAAGGATTGCTTTGTGACGTGACCCTGGTACCAGGTGATGGAGATGAAATCTTCCCTGTTCATAGAGCTATGATGGCGTCTGCTAGTGATTATTTCAAGGCTATGTTCACAGGtggaatgaaagaacaagatttaATGTGCATTAAGCTTCATGGGGTGAACAAAGTTGGTCTgaagaaaataattgattttatttatactGCAAAACTTTCTCTTAATATGGACAATCTTCAGGACACACTTGAAGCTGCTAGCTTTTTACAAATTTTACCTGTTTTAGACTTCTGTAAAGTGTTTCTTATTTCAGGAGTATCTTTAGATAACTGTGTTGAAGTTGGACGAATTGCTAACACCTACAATCTTATAGAAGTAGATAAATATGTCAATAATTTCATCCTGAAGAATTTTCCGGCATTATTGAGTACTGGGGAGTTTTTAAAACTCCCTTTTGAAAGGCTTGCCTTTGTGCTTTCCAGCAATAGTCTTAAGCACTGTACTGAACTTGAGCTTTTCAAGGCTGCCTGTCGCTGGCTAAGGTTGGAAGACCCTCGGATGGATTATGCTGCAAAATTAATGAAGAATATTCGATTTCCACTGATGACACCACAGGATCTCATCAATTATGTGCAGACAGTAGATTTCATGAGAACAGACAATACCTGTGTGAATTTGCTTTTGGAAGCTAGCAATTACCAAATGATGCCATATATGCAGCCAGTGATGCAGTCAGATAGAACTGCCATTAGATCTGACTCAACCCACTTGGTTACATTAGGAGGAGTTTTGAGGCAGCAGCTGGTTGTCAGTAAAGA harbors:
- the KLHL9 gene encoding kelch-like protein 9; this translates as MKVSLGNGEMGVSAHLQPCKAGTTRFFTSNTHSSVVLQGFDQLRIEGLLCDVTLVPGDGDEIFPVHRAMMASASDYFKAMFTGGMKEQDLMCIKLHGVNKVGLKKIIDFIYTAKLSLNMDNLQDTLEAASFLQILPVLDFCKVFLISGVSLDNCVEVGRIANTYNLIEVDKYVNNFILKNFPALLSTGEFLKLPFERLAFVLSSNSLKHCTELELFKAACRWLRLEDPRMDYAAKLMKNIRFPLMTPQDLINYVQTVDFMRTDNTCVNLLLEASNYQMMPYMQPVMQSDRTAIRSDSTHLVTLGGVLRQQLVVSKELRMYDERAQEWRSLAPMDAPRYQHGIAVIGNFLYVVGGQSNYDTKGKTAVDTVFRFDPRYNKWMQVASLNEKRTFFHLSALKGHLYAVGGRSAAGELATVECYNPRMNEWSYVAKMSEPHYGHAGTVYGGLMYISGGITHDTFQNELMCFDPDTDKWTQKAPMTTVRGLHCMCTVGDKLYVIGGNHFRGTSDYDDVLSCEYYSPTLDQWTPIAAMLRGQSDVGVAVFENKIYVVGGYSWNNRCMVEIVQKYDPEKDEWHKVFDLPESLGGIRACTLTVFPPEENPGSPSRESPLSAPSDHS